A single region of the Oryzias latipes chromosome 19, ASM223467v1 genome encodes:
- the c19h8orf33 gene encoding UPF0488 protein C8orf33 homolog isoform X2 yields the protein MEGNVTDQKLLFLDIEAKSDSTSPVKSGASNPLWTRSDNSFKFNFFSDSSSGSQEMDTRETAHSSSPTNQPQDQEEKPSLFHNASTQSEASAQPKTKKKTKKKSGTKEQPAKDQKKEADYGTREEEEEEELGTEEKLNRQLDWCIEQLELGLKCQKGTTKQKEEASRALKTLRSSKAPLAKKRQVMRAMTGDYRKKMEEERTRQFKLIQGEIASAQVKVASEAPKKSVFHRRAGVKTQKLSTDENLHQREGQDDATPQCHTETSSFLFVPSKEEFCFNFF from the exons ATGGAGGGAAACGTGACGGACCAAAAGCTACTGTTTTTAG ATATTGAAGCAAAATCAGACAGCACCTCCCCTGTCAAAAGTGGGGCTTCGAATCCCCTCTGGACTCGCAGTGACAACTCCTTCAAATTCAACTTCTTCAGTGACAGTTCTTCAGGATCTCAG GAGATGGATACAAGAGAAACTGCCCACTCCTCTTCCCCAACCAACCAACCACAGGACCAGGAAGAAAAACCTTCACTTTTTCATAATGCTAGCACTCAATCTGAAGCGTCTGCACAaccgaaaacaaaaaaaaagacgaaaaaGAAATCTGGAACAAAAGAGCAACCTGCTAAAGATCAAAAGAAGGAGGCTGATTATGGGACacgagaagaagaagaagaagaagagctg GGAACTGAAGAAAAACTGAACAGACAACTGGACTGGTGTATCGAGCAGCTGGAACTGGGGCTGAAGTGCCAGAAGGGAACTACTAAACAAA aagaagaagcatcTCGCGCCCTGAAAACTCTGCGCAGCTCTAAAGCTCCTCTGGCTAAAAAGAGGCAGGTGATGAGAGCCATGACTGGAgactacaggaaaaaaatggaggaagagaGGACAAGGCAGTTCAAGCTCATTCAGGGAG AGATTGCATCAGCTCAGGTCAAAGTTGCATCAGAGGCCCCAAAGAAATCTGTTTTCCATAGAAGAGCAGGAGTCAAAACACAGAAACTGTCAACAGATGAGAACCTGCATCAGCGTGAAGGCCAGGATGATGCAACACCACAGTGTCACACAGAGACGTCATCTTTTCTCTTTGTTCCTTCAAAGGAGgaattttgtttcaattttttctga
- the c19h8orf33 gene encoding UPF0488 protein C8orf33 homolog isoform X1, producing MEGNVTDQKLLFLDIEAKSDSTSPVKSGASNPLWTRSDNSFKFNFFSDSSSGSQVKTPPSDGNKEALGRPSFSGQCSDFAFNFAISKEMDTRETAHSSSPTNQPQDQEEKPSLFHNASTQSEASAQPKTKKKTKKKSGTKEQPAKDQKKEADYGTREEEEEEELGTEEKLNRQLDWCIEQLELGLKCQKGTTKQKEEASRALKTLRSSKAPLAKKRQVMRAMTGDYRKKMEEERTRQFKLIQGEIASAQVKVASEAPKKSVFHRRAGVKTQKLSTDENLHQREGQDDATPQCHTETSSFLFVPSKEEFCFNFF from the exons ATGGAGGGAAACGTGACGGACCAAAAGCTACTGTTTTTAG ATATTGAAGCAAAATCAGACAGCACCTCCCCTGTCAAAAGTGGGGCTTCGAATCCCCTCTGGACTCGCAGTGACAACTCCTTCAAATTCAACTTCTTCAGTGACAGTTCTTCAGGATCTCAGGTGAAGACACCTCCATCAGACGGGAATAAAGAAGCATTAGGCCGGCCATCCTTCTCAGGCCAGTGCTCTGATTTTGCTTTCAACTTTGCAATCTCCAAGGAGATGGATACAAGAGAAACTGCCCACTCCTCTTCCCCAACCAACCAACCACAGGACCAGGAAGAAAAACCTTCACTTTTTCATAATGCTAGCACTCAATCTGAAGCGTCTGCACAaccgaaaacaaaaaaaaagacgaaaaaGAAATCTGGAACAAAAGAGCAACCTGCTAAAGATCAAAAGAAGGAGGCTGATTATGGGACacgagaagaagaagaagaagaagagctg GGAACTGAAGAAAAACTGAACAGACAACTGGACTGGTGTATCGAGCAGCTGGAACTGGGGCTGAAGTGCCAGAAGGGAACTACTAAACAAA aagaagaagcatcTCGCGCCCTGAAAACTCTGCGCAGCTCTAAAGCTCCTCTGGCTAAAAAGAGGCAGGTGATGAGAGCCATGACTGGAgactacaggaaaaaaatggaggaagagaGGACAAGGCAGTTCAAGCTCATTCAGGGAG AGATTGCATCAGCTCAGGTCAAAGTTGCATCAGAGGCCCCAAAGAAATCTGTTTTCCATAGAAGAGCAGGAGTCAAAACACAGAAACTGTCAACAGATGAGAACCTGCATCAGCGTGAAGGCCAGGATGATGCAACACCACAGTGTCACACAGAGACGTCATCTTTTCTCTTTGTTCCTTCAAAGGAGgaattttgtttcaattttttctga
- the c19h8orf33 gene encoding UPF0488 protein C8orf33 homolog isoform X3 yields the protein MDTRETAHSSSPTNQPQDQEEKPSLFHNASTQSEASAQPKTKKKTKKKSGTKEQPAKDQKKEADYGTREEEEEEELGTEEKLNRQLDWCIEQLELGLKCQKGTTKQKEEASRALKTLRSSKAPLAKKRQVMRAMTGDYRKKMEEERTRQFKLIQGEIASAQVKVASEAPKKSVFHRRAGVKTQKLSTDENLHQREGQDDATPQCHTETSSFLFVPSKEEFCFNFF from the exons ATGGATACAAGAGAAACTGCCCACTCCTCTTCCCCAACCAACCAACCACAGGACCAGGAAGAAAAACCTTCACTTTTTCATAATGCTAGCACTCAATCTGAAGCGTCTGCACAaccgaaaacaaaaaaaaagacgaaaaaGAAATCTGGAACAAAAGAGCAACCTGCTAAAGATCAAAAGAAGGAGGCTGATTATGGGACacgagaagaagaagaagaagaagagctg GGAACTGAAGAAAAACTGAACAGACAACTGGACTGGTGTATCGAGCAGCTGGAACTGGGGCTGAAGTGCCAGAAGGGAACTACTAAACAAA aagaagaagcatcTCGCGCCCTGAAAACTCTGCGCAGCTCTAAAGCTCCTCTGGCTAAAAAGAGGCAGGTGATGAGAGCCATGACTGGAgactacaggaaaaaaatggaggaagagaGGACAAGGCAGTTCAAGCTCATTCAGGGAG AGATTGCATCAGCTCAGGTCAAAGTTGCATCAGAGGCCCCAAAGAAATCTGTTTTCCATAGAAGAGCAGGAGTCAAAACACAGAAACTGTCAACAGATGAGAACCTGCATCAGCGTGAAGGCCAGGATGATGCAACACCACAGTGTCACACAGAGACGTCATCTTTTCTCTTTGTTCCTTCAAAGGAGgaattttgtttcaattttttctga
- the LOC101163693 gene encoding histone H3.3 — MARTKQTARKSTGGKAPRKQLATKAARKSAPSTGGVKKPHRYRPGTVALREIRRYQKSTELLIRKLPFQRLVREIAQDFKTDLRFQSAAIGALQEASEAYLVGLFEDTNLCAIHAKRVTIMPKDIQLARRIRGERA, encoded by the exons ATGGCTCGTACTAAACAAACCGCCCGTAAATCCACTGGAGGAAAGGCGCCTAGGAAGCAGCTGGCAACCAAAGCAGCCAGGAAAAGTGCGCCTTCTACCGGTGGAGTGAAGAAGCCCCACAGATACAG GCCTGGCACTGTGGCTTTGCGTGAGATCCGTCGGTATCAGAAGTCCACAGAGCTGCTCATCAGGAAGCTGCCCTTCCAGCGGCTTGTGAGAGAAATTGCTCAAGATTTCAAGACTGACCTGCGTTTTCAGAGTGCAGCAATCGGTGCTCTCCAG GAGGCCAGTGAAGCATACCTGGTTGGTCTCTTTGAGGACACCAACCTCTGTGCCATCCATGCAAAAAGGGTTACCATCATGCCCAAAGACATTCAGCTGGCAAGGCGAATTAGAGGAGAGCGTGCATAA